The genomic region GACCACCGCCGTCCGGACCGGGCACTGGGGATCGCCGCAGGCCACGTCGTGCGCGCCGAGCACGGCCGTTCGCCCGCTGCGCAGCGTCATCGCGGCGATCGCCTTCGCGTCGACCCGGTGGTTGCTCTCGTACGCGCCGCCGACCCCGTCCCAGGCGAGCACGCCCGAGGAGTCGCAGATCGCGATCGCCGCCGTACCGAGCAGGTCGCGGAGATGCTTGCTCGCCTTGCCGGCCGCCGCCGGAGTCAGTCCTTCGCGCAGGTACGGCGAGGCCAGCGAGGCGGTATGCAGGGTGGCATACGTCGCCTTGTCAGCCGGAGTCCCGAAATGCTTCCGCCGCCGCGCGAACATGCCCCGACGGTAGCCGGTCAGGCCTCCGCGCGGGGACGGAACGCGGCGAGGGCTTCGGTGTCGCTGTAGTTGGTGCGCAGGTACTCGTCGGCCCAGGCGGCTCGTCCGGGGTAGGTGGACTGCTGGACGACGCGGTCCGCGGCGGCCCCGGCGTCCAGGGTGGAGCGCCGGAGCTGGACGCCGTCGGGGGTGAGCAGCGCCCAGCTCGGACCGGGGGCGCCGTACGGCATGCCGACGCTGCCGGCGTTCACCACCAGCCGCCGGTCGACCTGGCGGGCGAACGGCATGTGCGTGTGCCCGCAGACGATCGTCCGCACCTGCTCCGGTACGCCGCCGAGCACGTCGGCCCAGCGGCTGATCGGGCTGTCCACGAGCACAACCTCCTCGTCGTCCCGCGGGGTCGCGTGGCAGAACAGGGTGTCGCCGATGGTCACGCTGGTCGGCAGGTCTGCCAGCAGTTCAACCTGGTCCGGCCGGAGCTGGTTGGCGGCCCACGGCGTCACGTCGTCGGGCGGGTCGAGCTGCCCGCCCCGGGCCAGCGTCACCAGCTCACGGTCGGCATTGCCACGCACCCAGACGGCCCGATTCCCCAACGCCACCAGGAGATCCAGCGTCTCGACCGGCTGTGGCCCGCTCGCGAGGTCGCCGGCCAGCACGATGACGTCCGCCTGCTGCACGTCCGGCTCGGCCAGGACCGCCTCGAGAGCCGGCAGTACGCCGTGGACGTCCGCGAGCACCGCAATCTGTCCCATCCGAACAGTCTCGCGCCTCTTCCCGACGCCCGAAGCAAGCTTCGCTGCCAGCAGAAGGCGGGTGGGTGGCGTTCAGGTGCCGAGCCCGACCCGGAAGCCTCCGAGCGGCACCGCCAGCTCACACGTCCCGGTCGGCACCGCACAGCGCAGGACGCCGCGCGGCATCGACTCCTTGTCGTCGATCAGCAGCAGCACGTGCTGGTCGTCCTCGGCCCGGCTCGCGACGAAGGCTGCGCCGGTCCACTGGCGCAGCAGGTTCCCGTCGGCGACGTCGAGCGCGCTGACCGAGCTTGCCGCCCAGCCGTCGGCGTAGGCCGGTCCGGCGATCGCGATCCGCCCGTCGGGCGTGAAGCTCCTGATCTCGTGGTCGCACGTGCGCCACAGGCTGCGGCCGGTGGCCAGTTCGTTCACCGTCGAGCAGGCCCGGTGGTCGCCGGCCGCAGTCCGCAGGGCGACCAGCTTCCCGTCCGGGCTGATCGCGGTGGCCGAACCGTGCGTCGGGACCTGCCGCGCCCGGCTCTCGCCCGGCACCCAGCGCCACAGCTTCCACGACCCGGCGTCGGGGGCCGCGCTGCCCCGGAAGTAGACCGCGTCGCCGACGTAGGCGAGCATGCGGACGTCGTACTGGTTGGGCACCTTCAGCTGCCGGACCGTGCCGTCGGCGGTCTCCGCGAACACGACGCTGCCGCGCCGGTTCGTGCCGTCCTGGGCCCGGGGCTGCGTCGCGTACGCGACCGCCGACTCGTCCTCGGTCCCCCGCACGCTGATGACGTCGCGGACCCGCTCCTGGCTGCCGTCGGCCTTGAGCTTCAGCAGCACGGTCGAAGCGCCGTCGCCCTCCGACAGGATCGCGAACACCGCATCCCCCGTCCGGCTGAACTCCAGCACCGGCGCCGTGCCCGGAACGCCGATCTCGCCCCCCGCACCACCACGTACCGCCCGGCCGACGCTGTGCGGCACCTGCGGCTCCCGCCCCCGCTTCAGCGTCTTCAGCGGCAGCCGAACCTTGACCGGTCCCGTGTACTCCGGTCCGTCGGGCGGGCCGGCGGTTCCCACCGAACCGCTGCGGCCGGACAGCGGCGAAGCCGCCGCGCCGTCGTCGGACCGCGGCGCCTGCCGGTTCGCCACCACCCCACCGACGGCCACCGCCGCCACGGCAACAGCGGAGACCAGGACGACCAGCCGGGTGTTTCCCCGGGCCATCAGCCACTCATCCTCAGCCGCCGAGCTTGAGCTGACCTGACGTGAGCGGCGTGGCCCGCTCGCACTCGCCGGTGCTGATCGCACAGCGGACGATCGCGCCCTTGGTCTCCGGCCCCTCGTCGACCTGCATCAGCAGGTGCTCGTCGTCCTCGGCCCGGACCCGC from Kribbella flavida DSM 17836 harbors:
- a CDS encoding metallophosphoesterase family protein, encoding MGQIAVLADVHGVLPALEAVLAEPDVQQADVIVLAGDLASGPQPVETLDLLVALGNRAVWVRGNADRELVTLARGGQLDPPDDVTPWAANQLRPDQVELLADLPTSVTIGDTLFCHATPRDDEEVVLVDSPISRWADVLGGVPEQVRTIVCGHTHMPFARQVDRRLVVNAGSVGMPYGAPGPSWALLTPDGVQLRRSTLDAGAAADRVVQQSTYPGRAAWADEYLRTNYSDTEALAAFRPRAEA